From the Paenibacillus sp. R14(2021) genome, the window CGCTGCCCGTTCCAAGCATCTGAATATCCAATCGCGCATCCTCCTAGGCGTTACAATTCCTTTCCAATTTATCATTTCCACATGGCATTGAAAAGGCGCGGCGAACATTATTTTTTCTAAGTATTCGGATGGCTGCCAAGCACCGATCCCGTTAGCCCACATACGATAGCAATGAACGATTGCAGAGATGGGCAGGTGCGGAGAGATGGCTCCAAGCAAAGGCAAAACGGTAAAGAAAAAGAAATCCCCTTCGGACCGGAAGCAGGCCGTGTTGAAACTGGTGCTTTCGGATACATGCGCAGTGTGCAAAACGCCTTGCGCTAGAGGCATGCGGTACTATGAAAGCATGAAGCAGCCGGGAGCGGTTGGTAAGGGCGTGCCATGCATTTTGACGCGGACATACGTATAGTCTGCGATAGTTCCCGGATTATTATTTCCCAGGCAAGCGCAGTTTTCAACATAAATTGACACGCCGCGCGATAGGAAAAAACTTTTCGGATTGGCGCAACTTTGGACGACTTGGAGAGTATAACCATACATCCAGATTAACGGACGGAGGTTTACCACCATGAAGTTCAGAAAGCTTCTCATTTTGTCGCTGGTCCTGTCATTGTGGGGCGGAACGATGCTGTTTGCAGATGGTGCGTCTCAGCGGATTCGAGTCATCGTTAATGGCAGCGAGTTAGATGATGCGGGAATCTTTACGGACGGCAAAACGTATTTATCGGTCCGTCAGGTGGCGAGCACGCTGCAGGCACTCGTCAATTGGGATGACAACGCAAAGAAAGTGACGATTTACAAACCGAATGTGCATATGTTCTTGTTCCAGGACACGACGATCTTCGGAAATGTCTGGAAGGGCGATAGAATCAGCTTCAAAGTGTTCGCCCAAATTGATAATCTTTTGACCGCGATCTCGGCCGTGAAAGTAACGATTACCGATCCTAGCGGCGTCGAACAGACGATTCAATCCAAGAATGTTACCGTCGATAAAGATAATTTCTGGTACCGTACGGACGATTTCAACTATTCGTTTAGCACTGCAGGCAAATACACGATTCGCTTCTACTTGAAAGCGGCTGGCAGCGACGATTGGCAGGGCGTATCGGAGAAGACCATTACGGCAGCAGCTAAATCATAATTACGGCTTTATGGCGCTTCTGTTTCCCACAACAGAAGCGCCCTTTCGTTTGACCGTAAGATTGTTCCATGTTACGATACGAAAGAAGCGCATTAATGAATGGAAATGAGGGAATACAATGAGCGATCACGTACATGACGAGAATTGCAATCACGATCATGACCACGAAGAACACGTTTTCCTTGTCGCGGATGAGGAAGGTATCGAGCGTGAAATGGTTATGGTATTTACGTTTGAATCCGAAGAGCAAGTTTATTCCGTGCTGCTGGACCGTAACGATCCTGAAGCTGACGGTATAATTTTCCGTATTGAAGAAGAAGACGGTGAAGCTTTCCTGGTCGGTATTGAAGACGATGCAGAGTGGGAACGCGTAACGGCGATCTACGAAGAAATCGCGAAGAGCGAGAGCGAAGGTCAAGCATAAGAAGAAAAACTCCGCTGCCCGGCAGCGGAGTTTTTTGTGCAATTCACTTATTTGCGCGGATTATAGTAAATGGTTCGTCCGTTAAACATCGTTAATTCGGCTTGAAGATGCTTAGCGAAGTACTTGCATAATTCATTCGCCTTTGATTTGTCCCCGTGAGTAGAGGAGTCGGGCAGTACGACCTGAACATGCGATACGCTTCGTTCTCCAACGGTCTCCGAGCCTACCCCAAACAGAATGTAATTGTACTGTGGATGCGTTCCTTTAAGGTAGAACCAGCGGTTTTCTTCGCCCGGCTTCGTTTCCACGGTATAGGGAAAGGCAGCCTCCGTATAATTCCAGTCCAATTGCTGCCCGGTCAGAGCCGTTTGTTCCTGGTAACGGACGAGCCGTTCCTTCACCTCTGCGAGGCTGAGTGCATCTACGGTTGAACCTTGCACGAATTTTATGTAAGCGCTTTGACTCATTATCGCCCACCCCCATCTCATCATAGCATTCATGAAATAGCTTGACAATAACAACCAGCTGCTCGTTAATACCTGAGGGGCGATTCATTTCCCCGAAGCATGCCCAGGCAAAGTCACCTTGCTCGAATTCATACGATGAGAGGCGAATATCTGCTCTTTCAGTAAACATGAAAATCCCCGAACCGCTCATAAGTGAGCGAATCGGGGATTTTCATTGTACATGTTAAAGCTACGAGATTGCTTCTTCTTCCACGATGACCTTAACGAATTGAATGCTGCGATCCTCGGGGCCTTTGACCGGCAGTCCCACCTCAACATGGTCGATAATGTAATCGATGTTCGTCTGCGAGATGACTTCGCCCGGCAGCAGAATGGGAATACCCGGTGGATAGACATAGATGAATTCCGCAATGATGCGGCCGGCGGATTCTTTGAACGGCACGACTTCCGTATCGGCGTAGAAGGCATCGCGCGGCGTAAGTGACAGATGCGGAATCTCCGGAATTTTGACGACGAGCTCGTTAGCTTCGTTGATGTGATGCTGCTCGGCCAGATCGCGAAGCGCAGTCAGCAATTTGCCAAGCGATTCTTCCGTGTCGCCAGGGGTAACGAGCGCCAAAATATTGTACATGTCGCTCAGCTCGACCTCGATGTTGTAATGCTCGCGAAGCCAGTTTTCCGTCTCATACCCCGTGATGCCTAGATGGCGTACATGGATGGTCAGCTTGGTCTGATCGTAATCGTAGGTGGCTTCCGTACCTAGAATTTCTTCGCCGATGCAGTAGAGGCCGGGCATGTTATTGATTTCCTCTCTTGCATGCTGAGCCAGCTTAATTGCGCGCTCTGCGATGTCATGGCCGTTGATGGCCAGATTGCGGCGTGAAGTATCCAGCGATGCCAGCAAAATATACGAGGTAGACGTCGTCGTCAGCATACTGATGATCGTTTGGACGCGCTTCTGATTAATGCGCTCGCTGCGTACGTTCAGGACAGAGCTTTGCGTCATGGATCCGCCTAATTTATGGACGCTCGTTGCCGCCATATCGGCTCCCGCCTGCATGGCGGACATCGGAAGCTTCTCATGGAAATGGATGAGAACGCCATGCGCCTCGTCCACGAGAACGGGAATGTCGTAGCTGTGGACCAAATCGACGATTTCTTTGAGGTCCGCGCATGCGCCGTAATAAGTCGGGTTAATAACGAGTACCGCCTTAGCGTCATGATGCCGGTCAAGCGCGCGCTGCACGGAGCGCGTCGTAATGCCGTGATCGATCCCGAGGTTCGCATCGCGAGCCGGAGAGATGAAGATCGGACGTGCACCAGCGAAAATGATCGCGGACATGATCGACTTGTGAATGTTGCGAGGTACGATGATTTTGTCGCCGGGTGAGCATACGCTCAGAATCATGGTCATGATGGCGCCGCTTGTCCCTTGTACCGAAAAAAAGGTATAATCAGCTCCGAAAGCATCGGCTGCCAATTTTTGGGCCTCTTCGATAACGCCTGTCGGTTGGTGCAAATCGTCCAAAGGCGCGATATTTATTAAGTCGATGGACAACGCGTTGTCACCGATAAATTCACGAAATTCAGAGTCGCTGCCTACTCCCTTTTTATGTCCGGGAATGTGGAATTGTACAGGGTCTTTGGCCGCATGTTCACGCAGAGCGGTGAAGAGCGGGGTCCGGGTATGATCCATTGCTTTCATCCCAGCCTTTCATGTGGATTGTTAACAAACAAAGCCCAGTATAGCAAAAACAGGGGGGATTGCAAGCAAGATTTTTGTTGACACTAGATAAACAATGGGATATTCGGCAGAAGGCAGGGAAGGGGAATCTCCATGGAAATTACAAAAAGCTGGGGCGGCAAAAAAGTGCTGTCGTCGCCGTTCGTCGTGCAGCTGCTCATCATGATGTACCTCGTAGAATTCGTGAAAGGCGCGCTCCTCGTCTCCATACTACCGGTTTATATGAGAGAAGAGCTTCATCTCTCTGCTTTCGCAGTAGGCTGGGCGCTCGCCTTGCAGTATATTGGCGATAACGCATTTCGCTCGCCGCTTGGCTGGATCATTGACCGAATCGGATACCGCTACGTCATGCTGTTCGGTGTCTTGTTCACGAGTGCGGCGGTACTGATCGTCAGCTTAACGAATGGACTCGGCTGGATTGTGGTGGCATGCTTGCTGCTCGGCATCGGAACTTCTCCGCTGTGGCCCTGCGTCATTAACGGGTCAACGACGGTTGCGGGCAACGAAGCCAGCGGCACGATTATGAGCGTCGTCTATATGGCATGGCTGACTGGGGTCGGCTGCGGTCCTATCGTGATCAATTTCTTTATCGTACATACGTATACGCCGGCCTTCCGCATTCTGATCGGGATGATGCTGATCGTTGTCATTCTCGCATTTTTCCTGCCGGGGAAGAAGCAGTCTCTGGCGCTCGAGAATCGGGAAGACCCAGCCGTCACGGCAGTTAAGCATAACCTCGAACGATTGGCATGGCGCGTTCGCGTTCGCCGCTATTTCGCCAAAGTCGGCGCTTCGCTCCATGCGAGCAAGCTGCTGTATCCGGCGATGTTCACGCAGAATTTTGCGCTCGGACTGCTCACGCCGGTATTAACCCAATATGCGCGGACCGTGCTCCATCTGACGCCGCAGCAGTACAGCATGTATTTGGTCGCCGGCGGAGCCGTTACCGTACTTGGCTTGATCCCCGTCGGTAAATGGGTAGACCGCTTCGGCACCAAATGGTTTCTGCATGTCGGCTTCATTACTGCCGCAATTTCACTCGCGACGCTTGGCTATTCGAGATCGCTGCCGCTAGTCCTTATTATTGTAGCCTTTGTCGGAATCGGTTACGCCTGCATCATACCGGCATGGAATGCGCTAATCGCACAGGCGATTCCCAAGGAGGAGCGGGGAGCGGTATGGGGCTTCTTCCTGACCATTGAAGGCTTGGGTATGGTGTTCGGCAGTATCATTTCCGGCAAGCTGTGGGATGTGCTGGGGCCGCATTCGCCGTTTCTCGTCAGCGGTGCCGTACTGCTGCTCTTGTTTGTTCTTCATTTGTTCATAACAAGACATAAAGCAGATGTGGTAACATGATGAGATGGAGGGAACGCTATGAACAAAGACAAACGACTTGGCATCGTCATGATTATGCTGATGACGACATTTATCGGATTCGGGATTATTATTCCGGTTTTGCCGGAGCTTATTAAAGAAGCTAGTCCGGACAAAGTAGAGTTCCATACCGGGTTTATGCTCTCTGTCTACTCTCTTGTAGCATTTCTAATTTCACCGATGTGGGGCGGACTATCGGATCGAATCGGACGCCGTCCCGTTATCCTAATAGGCGTGCTGGGCTTCGCGGCCAGCTTCCTGCTGTTCGGTATTGCGGACGGCAGCCTGCCGATCATGTACGCATCGCGGGTGCTGGGCGGACTGTTCTCGGGCGCCGTGACCTCCGTCATTGTCGCATACGTTGCGGATATTACGCCGCCGGAGCAGCGAACTAAAGGCATGGGCCTTGTCGGCATGTCGATCGGACTTGGGTTTACGATCGGTCCGGGCTTCGGGGGATTGCTCAGTCTGGTATCGCAAAACACGCCGTTCTTCGCCGCTGCGGCATTATCGCTCGTCACGTTCTTTATCGCCGTAACGAAGCTGCCGGAGTCGCTGACCCCGGATATGCGCCAAAGCACGCATGAACGCAAGCCTTCCAGATGGTCTGCGTTTACGGGATCGGTTAAATATTTGTATATGCTCGCGTTGATCGTTTCGCTGTCCTTGTCAGGTCTTGAAGCAACGCTTCAGCTGTTCGGCATGAAGCGTTTTGACGTGACGCCGCTGCAGGTTGGTTTCATGTTCTTGATTTGCGGACTTGTCGGTGCTCTCATTCAAGGCGGAATCGTGCGCAAACGCATCCGTAAAGGACAAGAGCCCGCTTATATGGCAGCAGGCTTGATCATTTCGGCAGTCGGCTTCCTGCTCTTGGTCACGGCGCATTCGCTGCTGTCGGCTACCATCTATCTAGCCGTCTTCGGGATCGGCAATGCGCTGATCCGTCCATGCGTCACTTCGCTCATTACGCAGAATACAACGGTGGGACAAGGCGTCGCGTCAGGCCTTAGCTCGTCGATGGACAGCCTGGGCCGCATTATTGGACCGCTGCTCGGCGCATTCCTGTATTCACTGAACCTTACATTGCCTTACGTTTCCGGCGGGCTGCTTTCGCTTGCAGCACTTGTGCTGCTGCTTCGATTTAAGATGCTCGATCGCAGCAAGGATGCTGTTAAACCAACGGCTTCTGCTTCATAGTACTTGGTTATACTCGCATGCTCGTTAATGTGCGCTAGAATAAGAAAGAAGCTTCAAGCTGCTGCTTGAAGCTTCTTTCTTATGTCAGGCTATTCATTTCAATCCAAGACCCCGCAGCACGAAAGCAATCGTCTCCTCGCGTTCCCGGTCATCGTCCCAGACGGCATTCTCTTGTTCGCCGTATACCGTGCGCACAGCAATGTAGCCCATAATCGCAGAGATGCTGAGCCGCACGACGGTATAGGAAGGGATCTCCACCATCTGCCCCTTGGCTTGAAATTTGGAGACGATACGCTGCAGCCGTTCCAGCACCTTTCCAAGTACATCCTTCTGGAAGCGCTCCTGCATCTCCGGGTGGAACGGAATTTCCTGCAGCAGAATTTTAAGCACATTGCGGTGCTTCTTCAAGAAATCGATCCGGTTCTCGATCATGGCGCGCAGCACGTCCTCGTAGCTGTCGTATTCCGTGTCGAGTACTTTGCTGAACCCGCGCAGCACGAACGGGGCAATCAGCTTGGTCATTGCCGGTGCCACTATGGAAAACAGCAGATCTTTCTTTGTTTTGTAATGCCGGAAAATCGTTCCCTCCGCAACGCCCGCGCGCTGCGCGATTTCACTTGTCGATGAGGCGGCGTATCCTTTCTCTGCGAACACTTCGATGGCAGACTGTAGAATTCTCGTCTGCTTCTCGGTCATTTTGTCGTTCGCGGCATCGCTCTTCAACAGCTCTTCCATCCATTCTTCCATCGTGTTGCTCATGACGCCAACTCCTTATTGCACTGCAAGCCTATAATTAGAAATCATCATAGCATAGGAATCGTCATTCTTAAATGGCGCGATGCTTTTTGAGGGCGAGGACGTTGAGCAGCGCGAAGACGGCGGAGAAGCCGACCAGAACGTATACATCTGTCTGGATACTACTCCAGCCCTCGCCTCGAATCATCACGCCGCGCATGGCGTCCGCGCCGTAATAGAGCGGCATGATGCGGCTTAGCTGCTGCAGCCATGGCGCCATCGTGTCCAAATTGAACAGGCCGGAGAAGAAGACCTGCGGAACAACGACGAGCGGGATGAATTGAATGATTTGAAATTCATTGCTGGCAAAGGAAGAGAGCAGCGTACCCAAGGTCAGCGCCGTAAGCGATAGCAGCAGGTTCATCAGCAGCACATACCAGATGGAGCCATCCATATAGAGTCCCAGCACGCTGATGGAGAACCACGCAATGAGCGCGGCTTGCAGCAGGGTGAACAAGCCGAATCCGGACAGATACCCTAGCACTACCTCAGCTCTGCGAATGGGCGTGGCGAGCAGCCGCTCCAGCGTGCCGCTTGTGCGTTCTCTCAGGAACGAGACACCGGCCAGCATGAAGACAAAGAAGAAAGAGAAGAAGCCGATCAGGACGGGACCGAAGGAATCGAAGGCTGCCATATCTTCCGTGCCGTGCAAATAGGCGATTTCGGGCTGAATGCCGGACGATTCCGCGCTCATCGTGCGCTGCAGCAGCAGCAGAACCAGCTTGTTCACGGAAGGATCGCTGCCTTCCAGCTCGATGGATGGCTTGCCGCCGGCAAATGATAGAACCGCATCCAAGTCTCTGTCCTTCAGTGCTTGTTCGGCGGAAATCGAATCTGGGTAGGCGGTGACGACAGCTTCCGTTTTGTCCAACCGTTCCACGATGGCGGCCGGCGCTTGAACGACGCCGATATCGGGCTGGACGGGGTTGCCGTTGAATACCAGCTTCATCAGACCGAGAATAAGCAGCGGCGCGAGGAACAAGAGGGCGAGCGTCCGTTTGTCGCGGACAAACTGGCGGATAATGCGAATGGCGAGTGCGCGGATTCTCATGCGCCGGCACCTCCCCCGAGTGCGATGAACGCTTCCTCGATTGTTGCGCTGCCGCTCTCTGCCTTGATCGCTTCCGGAGAACCCAGCGCGGTCAGCTTGCCGCCTCGGATCAGGCCAAGGCGGTCGCATTTATCCGCTTCGTCCATGACATGCGTTGTCAGGATGATCGTCGTGCCGCGTCTGCGCATCTCGCCGAGCTCCTGCCAGATCGATTTCCGCAGGACGGGATCGATGCCGACGGTCGGCTCATCCAGCACGAGCAGCTCCGGCTCATGCAGCAGCGAGATTGCGAGCGATAACCGCCTTTTCATGCCGCCGGAGTAGGCGGAGACGGCTTTGTTCAGATGATCTTCCAAATCGACGACGGCCATCGAAAATTGGATGCGCTGCTGCATATGCACGCCCTTCAGGCCGTACAAGGCCGCGAAGAACATCAGGTTCTCCTTGGCCGTAAGCTCGTTGTACAGCGCGTCGGACTGTGCCATGTACCCGAACCGCTGCAGCATAGCCAGCTTTGGCATGGGTTCGCCCAGCATGAAGACCGAGCCTTGGTCGGCCTTGTCGATGCCGGTAATCAGCTTGATTAGCGTCGTCTTGCCGGAGCCCGAGGGACCAAGCAGACCGAACAGCTCGCCGCGTTCCACCTTCAGTGTAATGGCTTCGAGCACGGTGCGGCTCCCGAAACAGCGGGTTACGCCGCGTACATCAACCGCCGGAGCGGCATCGGAAGAAGAAGAAGAGCATGAATGCATCGGGTCACATCCTTCATAGAAATGAGTGATCACTCACTGCAATCATACGACAGATGGGATTATTTTGTATAGTGAGTAATCACTCATTATTATGCAAGAACAAGCCTGTTTTATGAAGAAGAGGCTTGAGGCTGCTTCTTGCCGCGAATTAAATCGACCGCGCACACCACGATGAACGGGACGACGATACAAATAAAGCCCCATAAAGGATGAATGGTGCTGACCTCGTAAGACCATTTGGCATCCCCGCTCATCAATGCCGATATGGACACGCAAGCCATTAGCAGTGCAATCGGGAAGATCAGCATGCGGTCTTCTTTTAGCCCCAGCAGATGGGCGCAGGTTTGATGCGCGGTGAACAGCACGATCGTCGTTTTCATGAAGGATGCGACGACCAGGGAATAGCCGATGAGTGCCTCGATGCGCTGAAAGACATCGATAATGTCCACGGTGCGTGCAACCTCGAAGAGCGAATATTTGCGTTCGCCCGCCAGAGGGCCGAATACCATAATGGTCACAACGGTCGTTAGGGCCAATGAAATCGCGGTGAATAAGACCGCTTGTATGACCTTGAACGTAAACCTGCTTCCGAACGAGGGAATGAAGGGGAAGATCATCGTGAATAGAATGATTTCTCCGAACGGGAAGCCGTATGAGAAATAAATGCCGTGAAGCAGAGGTTTTGGTCCGTCCGGCATTAGCGGCAGCAGGTTGCCGATATCGTAGTTTTTGTAGGACATGAGTGTGATGAGCAGCACGAAGAACATGACGTTGCCCATGAGAATCGGGAACAAGCCGGTTACTTTGTCGATGCCCGCGCGAACAGAGAGCGCCACCACCATGAAGGTGAGGAATATAAACCAGTAGGACGGTGTATTGCGCATCATGGAGCTTTTCAGGAACATGGCGATATCGAGGACGATCGCGGCCCCCATATGGAGCTGGAAAAAGAGAAAGGGCAGACCAAGCACGATCGTAATCGGCGTGCCGACAATTGAACGGCTGTACTGCATGTAGCTGAGCCCGGGATGCCGCTTGGCCATCCAGATGACGGGAAGTATCGTCAGGATGCCGAGACATGCAGAGATCATAATGCTGATCCAAGCTAAGTTTCCTGCAAAGCTGATAATGGGGCTTGGTATATTAATGATGGAAGAGCTCGTCATAAAGACGAACAAGAGCAGCGCTGCCTGATTGGCGGTAATCTTGTACTGCAACCTGTCTCATCCTTTCGTTGTTAACCATTTCACTAACGAATCGGCGCCAGGACCTAATATCGCATTAGCGACGTCATAGAAGGTGTATAGCTTCAATCTGCCGTATATCGTGATGATATGGTAGACGCTCAGAACAACCAACACGACGTAAATCAGCTTAATGCGGGTGGGTCTTGGCCCTTCCCGAACGCCGTCCTTATAATCAACCGCCATCATGGCGAACATGCTTACGAGCAAAACGACAACCAGCATAATCTCACTTCCGCTTAATCCGATTTTGTCTCCAGCAAGGTCCTGCCTGCCGTCGTGCCATGCGTCATCAGCAGCGTATCGACTTGGATGTCATATTCAATGGAAGCGAACTTTTCCGGCCAATCCTTCTCCCACTTCTTCCAAAGCTGCGGATGATGCTTGTAAATATCGTTGCCGATGCCGATCAGATCGGCCTTATGATGCTTCAAATGAACCAAGGATTTCAGCATTTGTTTCTTGATGACATCGGATACCTTTGCGCCGAAGGCCTCTTCTTCCTCGGAGGTATTGATGACCGAGCAAGACAGCTCCGTTGCCGCGACCGAAGCGTTGATCTTGTAGCTCACCTTAATTTTATCGCCCTGCAGCTTGACCTGGCGATGTTCGTCGAAATGAAGGGTTTCCACAGATTCATTGAGCATGGTTCGGTCATGCTGCTCCTCGTCCGGCTTGATTTCCTTCGCCTCACATGGGACTTGAAGGATGCCGTTCGTATATTGCTTCATGAGCATCAACAGGCCCTCCGTATCTGTACCAAGGAATGAATCGACGACGAGTCCGCCTTTGATGATGCTGAGGCCGGCTGCACTGGATTCCTTCCCTGTTCCTCTCGGGCTTCCGGCCAAATACGGGAGTGCGCCTACGCCGGATTGACTTCGAAGCTGCAGCGCAAGCTTAAGCAGATTAGACTCTACCGTCTTTCCGCTGTTGCTGCTGGCCGAGCGCTCACTCAGATAATATTGCTGACTGATGGTGCTTTCGATGAAAGGCTTATGCTCGAAATATGCTGAAGCGCTGCCCTTCGTGATGAAGACGGTGCTTGTCAGCCGCGGCTCGTTGTCCCGGTAGAACACGTCGAGCAGCTGGGGGATCGGGATTTTGTGGGCCAGCTTCTCACTGATCAAGATGACGCGCATATGGCTGAACTGCGCCTTGCGTCCAAGGTGGATTGTGATGTCGCGAAGCGCCTCGACGACCGAGCTGTCCCGCGTTCTCACATTAATATAGGGAAGGCCTGTTTTTCCCTTGGCG encodes:
- a CDS encoding aminotransferase class I/II-fold pyridoxal phosphate-dependent enzyme, producing the protein MDHTRTPLFTALREHAAKDPVQFHIPGHKKGVGSDSEFREFIGDNALSIDLINIAPLDDLHQPTGVIEEAQKLAADAFGADYTFFSVQGTSGAIMTMILSVCSPGDKIIVPRNIHKSIMSAIIFAGARPIFISPARDANLGIDHGITTRSVQRALDRHHDAKAVLVINPTYYGACADLKEIVDLVHSYDIPVLVDEAHGVLIHFHEKLPMSAMQAGADMAATSVHKLGGSMTQSSVLNVRSERINQKRVQTIISMLTTTSTSYILLASLDTSRRNLAINGHDIAERAIKLAQHAREEINNMPGLYCIGEEILGTEATYDYDQTKLTIHVRHLGITGYETENWLREHYNIEVELSDMYNILALVTPGDTEESLGKLLTALRDLAEQHHINEANELVVKIPEIPHLSLTPRDAFYADTEVVPFKESAGRIIAEFIYVYPPGIPILLPGEVISQTNIDYIIDHVEVGLPVKGPEDRSIQFVKVIVEEEAIS
- a CDS encoding stalk domain-containing protein encodes the protein MKFRKLLILSLVLSLWGGTMLFADGASQRIRVIVNGSELDDAGIFTDGKTYLSVRQVASTLQALVNWDDNAKKVTIYKPNVHMFLFQDTTIFGNVWKGDRISFKVFAQIDNLLTAISAVKVTITDPSGVEQTIQSKNVTVDKDNFWYRTDDFNYSFSTAGKYTIRFYLKAAGSDDWQGVSEKTITAAAKS
- a CDS encoding DUF1292 domain-containing protein, with amino-acid sequence MSDHVHDENCNHDHDHEEHVFLVADEEGIEREMVMVFTFESEEQVYSVLLDRNDPEADGIIFRIEEEDGEAFLVGIEDDAEWERVTAIYEEIAKSESEGQA
- a CDS encoding Ger(x)C family spore germination protein, translated to MGALHRLLAAACCLLLICGGTTGCGDRAELPEKAFVMGIGFDDAGRNEVLVTFQVYKPSQTVAAKGKTGLPYINVRTRDSSVVEALRDITIHLGRKAQFSHMRVILISEKLAHKIPIPQLLDVFYRDNEPRLTSTVFITKGSASAYFEHKPFIESTISQQYYLSERSASSNSGKTVESNLLKLALQLRSQSGVGALPYLAGSPRGTGKESSAAGLSIIKGGLVVDSFLGTDTEGLLMLMKQYTNGILQVPCEAKEIKPDEEQHDRTMLNESVETLHFDEHRQVKLQGDKIKVSYKINASVAATELSCSVINTSEEEEAFGAKVSDVIKKQMLKSLVHLKHHKADLIGIGNDIYKHHPQLWKKWEKDWPEKFASIEYDIQVDTLLMTHGTTAGRTLLETKSD
- a CDS encoding DUF1885 family protein, whose translation is MSQSAYIKFVQGSTVDALSLAEVKERLVRYQEQTALTGQQLDWNYTEAAFPYTVETKPGEENRWFYLKGTHPQYNYILFGVGSETVGERSVSHVQVVLPDSSTHGDKSKANELCKYFAKHLQAELTMFNGRTIYYNPRK
- a CDS encoding MFS transporter; the protein is MEITKSWGGKKVLSSPFVVQLLIMMYLVEFVKGALLVSILPVYMREELHLSAFAVGWALALQYIGDNAFRSPLGWIIDRIGYRYVMLFGVLFTSAAVLIVSLTNGLGWIVVACLLLGIGTSPLWPCVINGSTTVAGNEASGTIMSVVYMAWLTGVGCGPIVINFFIVHTYTPAFRILIGMMLIVVILAFFLPGKKQSLALENREDPAVTAVKHNLERLAWRVRVRRYFAKVGASLHASKLLYPAMFTQNFALGLLTPVLTQYARTVLHLTPQQYSMYLVAGGAVTVLGLIPVGKWVDRFGTKWFLHVGFITAAISLATLGYSRSLPLVLIIVAFVGIGYACIIPAWNALIAQAIPKEERGAVWGFFLTIEGLGMVFGSIISGKLWDVLGPHSPFLVSGAVLLLLFVLHLFITRHKADVVT
- a CDS encoding ABC transporter ATP-binding protein, whose translation is MHSCSSSSSDAAPAVDVRGVTRCFGSRTVLEAITLKVERGELFGLLGPSGSGKTTLIKLITGIDKADQGSVFMLGEPMPKLAMLQRFGYMAQSDALYNELTAKENLMFFAALYGLKGVHMQQRIQFSMAVVDLEDHLNKAVSAYSGGMKRRLSLAISLLHEPELLVLDEPTVGIDPVLRKSIWQELGEMRRRGTTIILTTHVMDEADKCDRLGLIRGGKLTALGSPEAIKAESGSATIEEAFIALGGGAGA
- a CDS encoding TetR/AcrR family transcriptional regulator, encoding MSNTMEEWMEELLKSDAANDKMTEKQTRILQSAIEVFAEKGYAASSTSEIAQRAGVAEGTIFRHYKTKKDLLFSIVAPAMTKLIAPFVLRGFSKVLDTEYDSYEDVLRAMIENRIDFLKKHRNVLKILLQEIPFHPEMQERFQKDVLGKVLERLQRIVSKFQAKGQMVEIPSYTVVRLSISAIMGYIAVRTVYGEQENAVWDDDREREETIAFVLRGLGLK
- a CDS encoding GerAB/ArcD/ProY family transporter, which translates into the protein MQYKITANQAALLLFVFMTSSSIINIPSPIISFAGNLAWISIMISACLGILTILPVIWMAKRHPGLSYMQYSRSIVGTPITIVLGLPFLFFQLHMGAAIVLDIAMFLKSSMMRNTPSYWFIFLTFMVVALSVRAGIDKVTGLFPILMGNVMFFVLLITLMSYKNYDIGNLLPLMPDGPKPLLHGIYFSYGFPFGEIILFTMIFPFIPSFGSRFTFKVIQAVLFTAISLALTTVVTIMVFGPLAGERKYSLFEVARTVDIIDVFQRIEALIGYSLVVASFMKTTIVLFTAHQTCAHLLGLKEDRMLIFPIALLMACVSISALMSGDAKWSYEVSTIHPLWGFICIVVPFIVVCAVDLIRGKKQPQASSS
- a CDS encoding MFS transporter: MNKDKRLGIVMIMLMTTFIGFGIIIPVLPELIKEASPDKVEFHTGFMLSVYSLVAFLISPMWGGLSDRIGRRPVILIGVLGFAASFLLFGIADGSLPIMYASRVLGGLFSGAVTSVIVAYVADITPPEQRTKGMGLVGMSIGLGFTIGPGFGGLLSLVSQNTPFFAAAALSLVTFFIAVTKLPESLTPDMRQSTHERKPSRWSAFTGSVKYLYMLALIVSLSLSGLEATLQLFGMKRFDVTPLQVGFMFLICGLVGALIQGGIVRKRIRKGQEPAYMAAGLIISAVGFLLLVTAHSLLSATIYLAVFGIGNALIRPCVTSLITQNTTVGQGVASGLSSSMDSLGRIIGPLLGAFLYSLNLTLPYVSGGLLSLAALVLLLRFKMLDRSKDAVKPTASAS
- a CDS encoding ABC transporter permease; the protein is MRIRALAIRIIRQFVRDKRTLALLFLAPLLILGLMKLVFNGNPVQPDIGVVQAPAAIVERLDKTEAVVTAYPDSISAEQALKDRDLDAVLSFAGGKPSIELEGSDPSVNKLVLLLLQRTMSAESSGIQPEIAYLHGTEDMAAFDSFGPVLIGFFSFFFVFMLAGVSFLRERTSGTLERLLATPIRRAEVVLGYLSGFGLFTLLQAALIAWFSISVLGLYMDGSIWYVLLMNLLLSLTALTLGTLLSSFASNEFQIIQFIPLVVVPQVFFSGLFNLDTMAPWLQQLSRIMPLYYGADAMRGVMIRGEGWSSIQTDVYVLVGFSAVFALLNVLALKKHRAI